A window of the Hordeum vulgare subsp. vulgare chromosome 5H, MorexV3_pseudomolecules_assembly, whole genome shotgun sequence genome harbors these coding sequences:
- the LOC123398301 gene encoding 40S ribosomal protein S23: MGKTRGMGAGRKLKTHRRNQRWADKAYKKSHLGNEWKKPFAGSSHAKGIVLEKIGIEAKQPNSAIRKCARVQLVKNGKKIAAFVPNDGCLNFIEENDEVLIAGFGRKGHAVGDIPGVRFKVVKVSGVSLLALFKEKKEKPRS; encoded by the exons TAAGACACGTGGTATGGGAGCTGGGCGCAAGCTCAAGACCCACAGGAGGAACCAGCGGTGGGCCGACAAAGCCTACAAGAAGAGCCATCTGGGGAACGAGTGGAAGAAGCCCTTTGCTGGTTCATCCCACGCAAAGGGGATTGTCCTTGAAAAGAT TGGCATTGAGGCCAAGCAGCCCAACTCTGCCATCCGTAAGTGCGCTCGTGTCCAGCTGGTGAAGAATGGAAAGAAGATTGCCGCCTTTGTGCCAAACGACGGTTGCCTGAACTTTATCGAGGAAAAT GACGAGGTGCTCATCGCCGGGTTCGGTCGGAAGGGGCATGCCGTGGGAGACATCCCCGGTGTCCGGTTCAAGGTGGTGAAGGTGTCGGGCGTGTCCCTCCTCGCcctcttcaaggaaaagaaggagaagcccAGATCTTAA